From one Cupriavidus basilensis genomic stretch:
- a CDS encoding Gfo/Idh/MocA family protein, which yields MTTAEGTCHWGILGSASIAKKNWHAIINAGNSRIVAVGSRSAESAQRFIDECQASVPTPYAVEAVEGYEALIARQDIDALYIPLPTAVRTEWAVKAAQAGKHIVIEKPCGITAADLQRIIDAANASGVQVMDGVMFQHSTRLQAMRSVLDDGISVGEIRRIATHFSFIGDDGWIQRNCLTEPAGCLGDVGWYNIRLILFALNYDLPVEVRGRILQGVQRPDGSGVTPVEFSGELFFGNGVSATLYNAFNTSRQQWAYISGLNGYLHLKDFVLPHYGNEISFTVGNDSFGGNGCFFNLEKHERTISLPEYSNNHTTAQESNLYRTFAELVLSGKRDPFWPEVAQKTQRVLDALLESANAGGVSIMLS from the coding sequence ATGACCACCGCTGAAGGAACTTGCCACTGGGGCATCCTAGGCTCTGCGAGCATCGCAAAGAAGAACTGGCATGCAATCATTAATGCCGGTAACAGCCGTATTGTCGCGGTCGGTAGCCGCTCGGCTGAGAGCGCACAACGGTTCATCGATGAATGTCAGGCGTCGGTGCCCACGCCTTACGCCGTGGAAGCAGTCGAAGGGTACGAGGCGCTGATCGCGCGTCAGGACATCGACGCCCTCTATATTCCGCTTCCGACCGCCGTCCGGACCGAATGGGCGGTCAAAGCGGCGCAGGCAGGCAAGCATATCGTGATCGAGAAGCCTTGCGGTATCACGGCGGCCGACCTGCAGCGGATCATCGATGCGGCCAACGCCTCCGGCGTGCAGGTAATGGACGGCGTCATGTTCCAGCACTCGACGCGCTTGCAGGCGATGCGCTCAGTGCTTGATGACGGCATCAGTGTTGGCGAGATTCGCCGTATTGCCACGCATTTCAGCTTCATTGGAGATGACGGATGGATTCAGCGCAACTGCCTGACGGAACCAGCCGGCTGCCTTGGTGATGTGGGTTGGTACAACATTCGGCTTATCCTCTTCGCCCTGAACTACGACCTGCCTGTTGAAGTGCGTGGCCGCATCCTGCAAGGCGTGCAACGACCCGACGGCTCAGGTGTGACGCCTGTCGAATTCTCGGGTGAACTGTTCTTTGGCAATGGGGTTTCGGCGACGCTCTACAACGCTTTCAACACCAGCCGCCAGCAGTGGGCCTACATCAGCGGATTGAATGGCTACTTGCACCTGAAGGACTTTGTATTGCCGCACTACGGAAATGAGATCTCGTTTACGGTAGGCAACGACAGCTTCGGCGGGAACGGATGCTTCTTCAACCTGGAGAAACACGAGCGTACGATCTCGCTGCCGGAGTACAGCAACAACCACACGACCGCGCAGGAGTCGAACCTGTACCGGACGTTCGCCGAACTCGTCCTGTCGGGTAAACGCGATCCGTTCTGGCCAGAGGTGGCGCAGAAAACGCAGCGCGTCCTGGATGCGCTGCTGGAATCCGCCAACGCTGGCGGCGTCTCCATCATGCTGTCCTGA
- the yfcF gene encoding glutathione transferase, translated as MSARLQLYVDANFVSPFAMPVFVALHEKGLPFDLCTIDLGRKAQHTPAYAAASLTSKVPTLVHGEFALSESSAITEYIDEVFAGTALYPRDPQQRARARQVQSWLRTDLMPLRRARTSDRLFCKTWAEPLDSEAEEAANKLFAIADRLVPAGAPQLFGEWSVADLELAIMLNRLILSGDPVPQRLVDYAGHQWQRPSVQRWINLKRPAPDPLPVYRHE; from the coding sequence ATGTCTGCCAGATTGCAGCTCTACGTAGATGCTAACTTCGTCAGCCCATTTGCAATGCCGGTGTTTGTTGCCCTGCACGAGAAGGGGTTGCCATTTGACCTATGCACCATCGACCTCGGCAGGAAAGCGCAGCATACGCCCGCCTATGCAGCCGCGTCACTGACAAGCAAGGTGCCTACTCTGGTCCATGGTGAATTCGCGTTGTCCGAGTCTTCCGCCATTACGGAGTACATCGACGAGGTGTTCGCGGGGACAGCGCTATATCCCCGAGATCCGCAGCAGCGGGCGCGGGCGCGGCAGGTCCAGTCGTGGCTGCGTACGGACCTGATGCCGCTCAGGCGTGCCCGTACGTCGGACAGGCTCTTCTGCAAGACTTGGGCAGAGCCCTTGGATAGCGAAGCAGAAGAGGCTGCGAACAAGCTGTTCGCCATCGCTGACAGGCTGGTCCCTGCCGGCGCGCCACAACTGTTCGGTGAATGGAGTGTGGCCGACCTGGAGCTGGCCATCATGCTCAATCGCCTGATCCTGAGTGGCGATCCTGTTCCGCAACGACTGGTCGACTACGCTGGGCACCAGTGGCAACGACCGTCCGTGCAACGCTGGATCAATTTGAAACGGCCGGCTCCCGACCCGCTGCCTGTGTACAGGCATGAGTGA